From a region of the Lactuca sativa cultivar Salinas chromosome 4, Lsat_Salinas_v11, whole genome shotgun sequence genome:
- the LOC111916103 gene encoding uncharacterized protein LOC111916103: protein MELSTNPPTKKNTTIAQRQAIFQSLLQESFDGRLKKGSVSEVASLFSVSKRTVSRIWHQGKNQVDHGLPVDFSSNMPMVVGQKRVQINLNQVSEIPLRHRSNIRSLAKSLNVSKSTLHRRIKEGVLRPHTNVIKPTLTHENRRARLEYCLSKITLSSLFSPIPTFHDMFNVVHIDEKWFYMSKPSKRYYLVPGDDEPLRTCKSKKFITKIMFLAAVARPRYDSSGNEVFSGKIGIYPFTTLEPAKRSSKNRVAGTMETKPILSVNKEVTRSWLIEKVLPDIRAKWPRGHTGPIFIQQDNAKPHIDVDDSEFLEAASRDGFDIRLCFQPPNSPDLNVLDLGFFRAIQSLQEQEALSTTDELVNAVQTSFERMQSQQLNNVFLTLQTCMKEIIKVQGGNNYHIPHIGKSRLDRQGNLPLQIECDQTLIDDAVMYLNN from the coding sequence ATGGAGCTTTCCACAAATCCACCTACTAAAAAAAACACTACCATTGCACAACGTCAAGCCATATTCCAATCCTTATTGCAAGAAAGTTTCGATGGAAGATTAAAAAAAGGTTCCGTAAGTGAAGTAGCTTCACTATTCTCGGTTTCTAAGCGAACCGTTAGTCGCATTTGGCATCAAGGTAAAAATCAAGTTGACCATGGATTACCGGTTGATTTCTCTTCAAATATGCCAATGGTTGTTGGGCAGAAAAGGGTACAAATAAATTTGAATCAAGTTTCGGAAATTCCATTACGTCATCGATCCAATATACGCTCTCTTGCAAAATCTctaaatgtttcaaaatcaacATTGCATAGAAGAATTAAAGAAGGTGTTCTTCGACCACATACAAATGTCATCAAGCCAACTCTAACTCATGAGAATAGAAGAGCAAGATTAGAATATTGTTTATCAAAGATTACATTGTCATCATTATTTAGTCCAATTCCTACATTCCATGATATGTTTAATGTTGTCCATATtgatgaaaaatggttttatatGTCAAAACCATCAAAACGTTATTATCTTGTCCCCGGTGATGATGAACCGTTAAGAACATGTAAAAGCAAAAAGTTTATTACAAAGATCATGTTTCTAGCGGCGGTAGCAAGACCGAGATATGATTCATCGGGCAACGAAGTTTTTTCGGGAAAAATTGGTATCTACCCATTTACAACATTAGAACCCGCTAAACGTTCAAGCAAAAACCGTGTTGCGGgaacaatggaaacgaaacctaTTTTATCGGTGAACAAAGAGGTAACAAGGTCATGGTTGATAGAAAAAGTTCTACCGGATATTAGAGCTAAATGGCCGCGAGGTCATACCGGTCCTATATTTATTCAACAAGATAACGCAAAGCCCCATATTGATGTTGATGATAGCGAGTTTCTTGAAGCGGCATCGCGAGATGGGTTTGATATTCGACTTTGTTTTCAACCCCCCAATAGCCCGGATTTGAATGTTTTAGACCTTGGATTTTTTCGAGCAATACAATCACTTCAAGAACAAGAGGCTTTGAGTACAACCGATGAATTGGTTAATGCGGTTCAAACATCTTTTGAAAGAATGCAATCACAACAACTTAACAATGTTTTTTTAACACTACAAACATGTATGAAAGAAATCATAAAGGTTCAAGGTGGCAACAATTATCATATACCGCATATTGGTAAGTCTAGGTTAGATCGACAAGGTAACTTACCACTCCAAATTGAGTGTGATCAAACTTTAATAGACGATGCTGTAATGTATTTGAACAATTAA
- the LOC111916100 gene encoding uncharacterized protein LOC111916100 yields the protein MKLVWSPEMALKAYIDTVKTCKKFQESDDAEMISAMAGGWNPRLIVEAWSSGSEITTSIGLEIAARHSGARYVCILQNECSRSEYIAALKEHGSTVPELMVGESMEVMERLPEVEFMVVDGGRKDLSELFGVARLSHRGAVLLCRGGRTGRRMGGFRWDLVVKKACLVRSVIIPVGQGLNIGYVKENLEYKKSSSKNDSRWITRIDRKTGEEHVFRG from the exons ATGAAGTTGGTTTGGTCACCGGAGATGGCTTTGAAAGCGTACATAGATACCGTGAAAACC TGCAAAAAGTTTCAAGAATCAGATGATGCAGAGATGATCTCCGCCATGGCAGGCGGGTGGAACCCTAGATTGATTGTGGAAGCATGGTCGAGTGGTAGTGAAATCACGACAAGCATCGGCTTGGAAATTGCAGCACGCCACTCGGGTGCACGTTATGTTTGCATACTACAAAATGAATGTTCAAGATCAGAATATATCGCCGCCCTGAAGGAGCATGGCTCAACGGTGCCGGAATTAATGGTGGGAGAATCTATGGAAGTGATGGAGAGACTACCGGAGGTTGAATTCATGGTGGTGGATGGTGGACGGAAAGACTTGTCTGAACTGTTTGGGGTAGCCAGATTGAGCCATCGAGGTGCTGTCTTGTTATGCAGAGGTGGTCGTACAGGGCGGCGCATGGGTGGTTTCCGATGGGACTTGGTTGTTAAGAAGGCATGTTTGGTGAGATCAGTGATTATTCCGGTGGGACAAGGATTGAATATTGGTTATGTAAAGGAGAATCTTGAATataaaaaatcatcatctaaaaaCGACAGCCGTTGGATTACAAGAATAGATCGAAAGACGGGTGAAGAACATGTGTTTCgaggatga